A genomic window from Nicotiana sylvestris chromosome 11, ASM39365v2, whole genome shotgun sequence includes:
- the LOC104229809 gene encoding uncharacterized protein has protein sequence MSIKLVVGGFTVNVISAYAPQRFQCLIGASARGYDNMHGGFGFRVRNEGANSLLDFARAFDLVIANLSFLKREEHLVTFQNSMGKTQIDYLLYSKCDKGLYTDCKVIPSEHLMTLHWLLVMDLEIKKSRRKKARCKKPKIKWDNLTKDKA, from the exons ATGAGTATCAAGCTGGTAGTTGGTGGGTTTACTGTAAACGTGATTAGTGCATACGCTCCTCAG AGATTTCAATGCCTTATTGGGGCTAGTGCTAGGGGTTATGATAATATGCATGGCGGGTTTGGTTTTAGGGTTAGGAATGAGGGAGCGAATTCACTATTGGATTTTGCTAGAGCttttgatttggttatagctaacTTGAGTTTTCTGAAGAGGGAAGAGCACCTGGTCACTTTCCAGAATTCAATGGGAAAGACTCAGATTGATTATCTTCTCTACAGTAAATGCGATAAAGGTCTGTACACTGACTGCAAGGTCATCCCAAGTGAGCACCTCATGACCTTACATTGGCTCCTAGTTATGGACCTGGAGATCAAGAAGAGTAGGAGGAAGAAGGCGAGGTGCAAGAAACCTAAGATCAAGTGGGATAACTTGACCAAGGACAAAGCTTAG